One window of Paenibacillus sp. FSL K6-3182 genomic DNA carries:
- a CDS encoding type 1 glutamine amidotransferase family protein, with the protein MQTKKVYLYVFDTMADWEVGYLTAELNSGRYFKKEVAPLEVITVGVDKNPATTMGGLKILPAISIEECSLESTDVLVLPGGDTWMEAIHEPILKKASKALEGGTVVAAICGATMGLAKMGALDSRRHTSNDLDYLKMICPNYTGEKYYETEPAVTDGNLITASGIAPLEFTMHVLQLLDVFAPKTLQAWFKLYQTHESKYFFELMDSVS; encoded by the coding sequence ATGCAGACAAAAAAAGTATATCTTTATGTTTTTGATACGATGGCAGATTGGGAAGTAGGTTATTTAACTGCTGAACTTAACTCGGGGAGGTATTTTAAAAAAGAGGTAGCACCTTTAGAAGTTATTACAGTCGGCGTGGATAAAAATCCTGCTACTACAATGGGCGGATTGAAAATATTGCCTGCTATTTCTATTGAAGAGTGTAGTTTGGAAAGTACGGATGTACTCGTTCTTCCAGGCGGAGATACTTGGATGGAAGCCATTCACGAGCCTATTTTGAAAAAAGCATCAAAAGCATTAGAAGGAGGAACAGTAGTTGCAGCGATTTGTGGCGCTACAATGGGACTTGCAAAGATGGGAGCGCTCGACTCAAGAAGACATACAAGTAACGATCTCGATTATTTGAAAATGATTTGTCCTAATTATACGGGAGAAAAATATTATGAAACGGAGCCTGCAGTAACAGATGGAAACTTAATTACTGCATCAGGTATAGCCCCGCTGGAATTTACGATGCATGTACTGCAGCTGTTGGATGTTTTTGCGCCAAAAACATTACAGGCTTGGTTCAAGCTTTATCAGACTCATGAATCAAAATATTTCTTCGAATTAATGGATTCTGTATCGTAA
- a CDS encoding CBS domain-containing protein, with translation MDIKSFLFPKNEVSYLMTSSNMKEAIDKLEASHYTAIPILDDNGLYFGTLSEGDLLWKLKATPGLTFDTMHEIPVVSIKKRMKVECVAINADLDDMLALAADQNFVPVVDTDRVFLGIIRRKDIIEYYTRNISD, from the coding sequence ATGGACATCAAATCGTTTTTATTTCCAAAAAACGAGGTCTCATACCTCATGACATCCTCTAATATGAAAGAAGCCATAGATAAATTAGAGGCTAGCCACTATACAGCCATTCCGATCTTGGACGACAATGGCTTATATTTCGGAACACTTTCCGAAGGGGATTTATTATGGAAGTTGAAAGCCACACCCGGCCTCACCTTCGATACGATGCACGAAATTCCTGTCGTCTCTATCAAAAAACGGATGAAAGTCGAATGTGTCGCGATCAACGCCGATTTGGACGATATGCTGGCGCTGGCGGCCGATCAGAACTTCGTTCCCGTCGTAGACACCGATCGCGTCTTTCTTGGTATTATTCGCCGTAAAGATATCATCGAATACTATACCCGAAATATTTCTGATTAG
- the thrS gene encoding threonine--tRNA ligase — protein sequence MSIAITLPNGTVKEYPQGTTAAQLAESISTGLGKNAVAGKVDGRLVDLNEPIQASSSVEIITLDGADGLAIYRHSTAHVMAQAIKRIYGEKAVKLGIGPVIEDGFYYDIDIEKPLSTDDLAAIEAEMSKVIQENLPITRREVSREEATALFAQEEEPLKLELIRDLPDDSIISLYEQGEFVDLCRGPHLPSTGRIKAFKLLSVAGAYWRGNSDNKMLQRIYGTSFPKKAQLDEHLHLLEEAKKRDHRKLGKELELFMFSEEAPGMPFYLPNGMTIRTELESLIREKQRQRDYEEVRTPFMMNQRMWEQSGHWDHYKDNMYFTNVDDTAYALKPMNCPGHMLIFKNSLHSYRELPIRMSEFGQVHRHEYSGALNGMMRVRTFCQDDAHIFVRPDQIEAEISHAIALIDHIYGVFGFDFKIELSTRPEDSMGSEELWDQAEQSLRSVLDSRNIQYRVNEGDGAFYGPKIDFHILDALKRSWQCGTIQLDFQMPEKFDLSYIGEDNQKHRPVVIHRAVYGSIDRFIGILTEHYSGAFPLWLAPVQVKLLPVSEKYIDYALQVKEALAEAGIRTKVDTRNEKLGYKIREAGLEKVPYTFVLGESEKNAGSVAIRKRGEGDLGSLAIAEVVQRIKDEVLAKS from the coding sequence ATGAGTATTGCAATTACATTACCGAATGGAACAGTTAAGGAGTATCCACAGGGGACAACCGCCGCGCAATTGGCGGAATCAATCAGTACTGGCCTTGGCAAAAATGCAGTCGCGGGAAAAGTCGATGGCAGGCTCGTCGATCTGAACGAGCCCATCCAAGCAAGCAGCAGCGTTGAAATTATTACGCTCGATGGTGCTGATGGTTTAGCGATTTACCGTCACAGTACAGCACATGTTATGGCACAAGCTATAAAACGTATTTACGGGGAAAAGGCAGTGAAGCTCGGGATTGGTCCTGTTATTGAGGATGGTTTCTACTATGACATTGATATCGAGAAGCCGTTGTCTACAGATGATCTTGCTGCGATAGAAGCGGAGATGAGCAAGGTTATTCAAGAAAACCTGCCTATTACGCGTCGTGAAGTGAGTCGCGAGGAAGCGACAGCTTTATTCGCACAGGAGGAAGAACCGCTCAAACTGGAGTTAATTCGTGATTTGCCGGACGATTCCATTATTTCGCTGTATGAGCAAGGCGAGTTTGTTGACCTTTGCCGCGGTCCGCATTTACCTTCCACAGGACGCATCAAGGCGTTCAAGCTGCTAAGTGTAGCAGGCGCTTACTGGCGTGGCAATTCGGACAACAAAATGCTGCAGCGGATATATGGCACGTCCTTCCCGAAAAAGGCTCAGCTTGATGAGCATTTGCACCTGCTGGAGGAAGCGAAGAAGCGTGATCACCGCAAGCTTGGCAAGGAATTGGAGCTGTTCATGTTCTCAGAAGAGGCGCCGGGCATGCCGTTCTACCTTCCGAACGGCATGACAATTCGTACGGAGCTGGAGAGCCTGATTCGCGAGAAGCAGCGGCAGCGGGATTATGAGGAAGTACGCACGCCATTTATGATGAACCAGCGGATGTGGGAGCAATCGGGTCACTGGGATCATTATAAGGACAATATGTATTTTACAAATGTGGATGACACGGCTTATGCGCTAAAACCGATGAACTGCCCGGGGCATATGTTGATTTTCAAAAACAGTCTGCATTCGTATAGAGAGCTTCCGATTCGGATGTCGGAATTTGGCCAGGTTCATCGCCATGAGTACTCGGGGGCTCTGAACGGCATGATGCGGGTGCGTACGTTTTGCCAGGATGATGCACATATATTCGTGCGGCCTGATCAGATTGAAGCAGAGATTAGCCATGCAATCGCATTGATCGACCATATCTACGGCGTATTCGGTTTTGATTTCAAAATTGAGCTGTCGACTAGACCAGAGGACTCAATGGGTTCCGAGGAGCTATGGGATCAAGCGGAGCAATCGCTGCGCAGCGTACTGGACAGCCGCAATATTCAATATCGCGTAAATGAGGGCGACGGTGCATTTTATGGGCCGAAAATCGACTTTCATATCCTCGATGCTTTGAAGCGGAGCTGGCAATGCGGCACGATTCAGCTTGATTTCCAAATGCCTGAGAAATTTGATTTATCCTATATTGGCGAAGACAACCAGAAGCATCGCCCTGTCGTTATTCATCGTGCGGTATATGGATCGATTGATCGTTTTATCGGTATATTGACAGAGCATTATTCAGGAGCATTCCCATTATGGCTCGCACCTGTTCAGGTTAAGCTGCTGCCTGTCTCGGAGAAATATATCGATTATGCCTTGCAGGTGAAGGAAGCACTCGCTGAAGCGGGCATTCGCACTAAAGTGGATACTCGGAATGAGAAGCTGGGTTATAAAATTCGCGAGGCTGGCCTTGAAAAGGTGCCTTACACATTTGTACTCGGTGAGAGTGAGAAAAATGCGGGCAGCGTTGCTATTAGAAAAAGAGGCGAAGGTGATCTCGGATCACTAGCGATTGCTGAGGTTGTACAGCGGATTAAGGATGAGGTGCTGGCTAAATCGTAA
- a CDS encoding LysR substrate-binding domain-containing protein has product MELLQLQYFLTVARLEHMTEAARNLHVTQSSLSKTIGRLEEDLGVPLFDRIGRNLRLNEYGSLFLRRAERALFELEQGKQELSDLSSLEHSTLKLAVTTASKLPNILREFRKKRPDIQFHVQMLATQEMVTLLDRGEVDFCLSSPPIEGDDIECQIVFIDPILVAVPKGHRLADRSSVSLAELRDEWFVGVKRGYGTRDLVDSLCESIGFVPKYVYEGDEPARLSMLVEADIGIAFLPSTARNSREQIHYLQIENRELVREIALLWHRNRYISRAALEFREVVVAYFEALSKQSI; this is encoded by the coding sequence ATGGAACTTCTTCAACTGCAATATTTTCTTACGGTAGCTCGTTTGGAGCATATGACCGAAGCTGCACGCAATCTGCACGTTACTCAGTCTTCACTAAGCAAAACGATTGGGCGCTTGGAGGAGGATTTAGGGGTTCCCTTATTCGATCGAATAGGGAGAAATTTGCGATTGAATGAGTATGGCAGCCTATTCCTCCGCCGTGCAGAAAGGGCTTTGTTTGAATTGGAGCAGGGGAAGCAGGAGCTTAGCGATTTATCCAGCCTGGAACATAGCACGCTCAAATTAGCAGTGACCACTGCAAGCAAATTGCCCAATATCCTTCGTGAGTTTCGGAAAAAACGTCCTGATATTCAATTTCATGTGCAAATGCTCGCCACACAGGAAATGGTTACGCTTCTTGATAGAGGAGAAGTGGATTTTTGCTTGTCCTCGCCTCCTATAGAAGGGGATGATATCGAATGTCAAATCGTGTTTATCGACCCGATCCTTGTAGCTGTTCCAAAGGGGCATCGGCTGGCAGATCGAAGCAGCGTATCTTTGGCAGAGCTAAGGGATGAATGGTTTGTCGGAGTGAAAAGAGGTTACGGTACGCGCGATTTAGTTGACTCTTTATGCGAATCGATTGGATTTGTACCAAAATATGTGTATGAGGGGGATGAACCTGCAAGGCTTAGCATGCTTGTAGAGGCCGATATAGGTATAGCCTTCTTACCCAGCACGGCAAGGAATTCGCGGGAACAAATCCATTATCTCCAAATAGAGAATCGCGAATTAGTACGGGAGATAGCACTATTATGGCATAGGAATCGGTACATTTCGCGAGCTGCTCTGGAATTTCGTGAGGTCGTTGTAGCGTATTTTGAAGCGTTATCCAAACAAAGCATTTAA
- a CDS encoding MDR family MFS transporter — protein sequence MNVDTSQKAASSFWTIMIAVFFGNFMASLSTTTINVALPIFMDDFHASLNTVQWMLSGFMMATGIIAPIIGFMGDKWSYKKLYVIALAGFTLTSALCTFAWSIESLIAFRILQGFFSGIIMPTTMTIIYQTIEKSKQAVAVSFWSVSAMLAPALGPTIGGWLAEIYGWKSLFLMNIPIGIIAVLIAAKYIPNYRLSTGIKLDWIGFGAVLIGTSALLVAFSEAHNWGWAGWQTLGMIAAGLVVLAYFVVRTLRVSNPLLNLRVLKIPRFTYGVILNCCITISLYAGTLLVPIFMQNIKGESSFTTGMVMLPGTLAMVLISLAVGRLYGKIGPSRLIFIGLLLMGLATWELSHANVATSAAFITVWVAIRYMGIGFSNMPVTNAAMSAVPSVNSGHASAVMNWIRQGTSALSISLFSTILSAQTIAHLEDGVSSKTIALSLSVQDVFHLGTIIIICSIPLTLLLRKRKAAAVQ from the coding sequence ATGAATGTGGATACCTCGCAAAAAGCAGCTTCGTCATTTTGGACCATTATGATTGCCGTTTTTTTCGGTAACTTCATGGCCTCTTTGAGTACAACTACGATAAATGTGGCATTGCCTATCTTTATGGATGATTTTCATGCCAGTTTAAACACGGTGCAATGGATGTTATCCGGTTTTATGATGGCAACAGGTATTATTGCTCCGATTATCGGTTTTATGGGTGATAAATGGAGCTACAAAAAATTATATGTAATTGCACTAGCCGGTTTTACTTTAACGTCTGCGCTTTGTACCTTCGCTTGGAGTATTGAATCTCTTATTGCGTTTCGGATTTTGCAAGGATTCTTCAGCGGAATTATTATGCCCACAACGATGACAATCATTTACCAGACCATTGAGAAATCAAAACAGGCTGTAGCTGTCAGCTTCTGGAGCGTATCAGCGATGCTTGCTCCTGCGCTTGGGCCGACGATAGGCGGATGGCTTGCTGAAATTTACGGATGGAAATCATTATTTCTAATGAACATTCCGATTGGCATTATTGCTGTGCTTATAGCCGCCAAGTACATTCCTAATTACCGATTAAGCACCGGGATTAAGCTGGATTGGATTGGGTTTGGCGCAGTTCTCATCGGAACAAGCGCGTTGCTGGTCGCATTTAGCGAGGCGCATAATTGGGGCTGGGCGGGCTGGCAAACACTTGGAATGATTGCTGCTGGTTTAGTCGTGCTTGCTTATTTTGTGGTGCGGACACTGCGAGTCAGCAATCCTTTATTAAATTTGCGAGTACTGAAAATACCGAGGTTTACTTACGGAGTCATACTAAACTGCTGTATAACGATTTCCTTATATGCAGGCACGTTACTCGTTCCGATCTTCATGCAAAATATTAAAGGGGAGTCGAGCTTTACTACCGGCATGGTTATGCTTCCAGGTACACTTGCGATGGTATTAATCTCGCTTGCAGTAGGCAGGCTTTATGGCAAAATAGGACCATCGAGGCTAATCTTCATCGGTTTGCTGCTAATGGGATTAGCCACATGGGAGCTTAGCCATGCAAATGTGGCGACAAGCGCGGCATTTATTACGGTATGGGTGGCTATTCGTTATATGGGGATTGGCTTCAGCAACATGCCCGTGACGAACGCTGCGATGTCTGCTGTACCAAGCGTGAATTCAGGTCATGCCTCTGCGGTGATGAATTGGATCAGGCAGGGGACATCAGCGCTATCGATTAGTTTGTTCAGCACGATCCTCTCAGCACAGACGATTGCTCATTTGGAGGACGGAGTATCGTCCAAAACCATTGCGCTGTCGCTTAGCGTTCAGGATGTTTTCCATCTGGGGACGATTATTATTATTTGTTCTATCCCACTTACACTATTGCTGCGGAAACGAAAGGCAGCTGCAGTACAATAA
- a CDS encoding AraC family transcriptional regulator, which translates to MLAIMDVHQDNGADWYEEGEGRMLSFHLSLVTYGKCVYWVNEEKVILEKGDLLLIPGHIPYYGKSVPTVVHTKYVVNFCKIASECSLPLLQLEEPLKQRLGRFEVIQERLRGVWTQYKEKPPYYELMAEALLTEALVYLNQEKDRGMISSDKHRRVDSMKQYISTHYRERVTKEELGDVINTTPNYAATLFKAVTNQTISEYVHNQRMKTAIYMLTESQLMISEIADYLGYNDVSYFYRIFKRIVGSSPSDFLHERSSTV; encoded by the coding sequence ATGCTGGCAATTATGGATGTGCATCAGGACAACGGGGCGGATTGGTACGAGGAAGGTGAGGGGCGCATGTTATCCTTTCATCTCTCGTTAGTGACTTATGGGAAATGTGTATATTGGGTGAACGAGGAGAAGGTGATTTTGGAAAAAGGAGATTTGCTCCTTATACCGGGGCATATTCCATACTATGGTAAAAGCGTTCCAACGGTCGTCCACACGAAGTATGTGGTCAATTTTTGCAAAATCGCTTCCGAGTGCAGCCTTCCTCTGCTTCAGCTGGAAGAGCCGTTAAAGCAACGGCTCGGGCGCTTTGAAGTTATACAAGAGAGGCTGCGGGGAGTTTGGACACAATACAAAGAGAAACCGCCTTACTATGAACTCATGGCAGAGGCGCTGCTTACGGAAGCACTGGTCTATCTCAATCAAGAGAAGGATCGCGGAATGATTTCCTCGGACAAGCATCGGCGTGTTGACAGCATGAAGCAATATATTTCGACGCATTATCGCGAGAGGGTGACGAAGGAGGAGCTGGGGGATGTCATTAATACGACACCGAATTATGCGGCTACTTTGTTTAAGGCGGTTACGAACCAGACGATCAGCGAATATGTACACAATCAGCGAATGAAGACGGCGATCTACATGCTGACCGAATCGCAGCTGATGATTAGTGAAATCGCCGACTATTTAGGATATAACGATGTTTCGTATTTTTACCGTATATTCAAGCGCATTGTTGGCAGCTCGCCATCTGATTTCCTGCATGAGCGCTCTTCAACCGTTTAA
- the pyk gene encoding pyruvate kinase encodes MLKTKIICTMGPACDSVSTIKEMIQAGMTVGRLNMAHGELEDHVMRMNNIRQAARELNTFVPIMMDIKGPEVRIGKLKEASCELVIGEELILTTEDVLGDATRLPVNYSELPLVVKTGDQILIDDGLVDLTVLSVEGNDIRCKIVSGGILKPRKGVNLPGIKTTLPGVTERDVVHIHFGIKHNVEIIAASFVRKAEDILEIRNILEEANASHVQIISKIENAEGMQNLDAIIEASDGIMVARGDLGVEVPIEDVPMMQREMINKCNLVGKPVIVATHMLESMQVNPRPTRAEVSDVANAVIQGADVVMLSGETAAGKYPIPSVRTMASIARKAESMIDYKEQFDKKRSQQSTNITEVISQGVVSSSLELSAKAILTSTESGFTARMVSKYRPMSPIIAITQHDHVLPKICLLSGVIPVKGDAVTTTDEMFESAIRNAKLTGLIDTGDIIVLSAGVPIGQAGATNLIKVAQV; translated from the coding sequence ATGCTAAAAACAAAAATTATTTGTACAATGGGGCCCGCTTGCGACTCCGTTTCGACGATTAAAGAAATGATCCAAGCAGGGATGACCGTTGGTAGACTGAATATGGCTCACGGCGAATTAGAAGATCACGTTATGCGAATGAACAATATACGGCAGGCTGCACGCGAGCTGAACACTTTTGTTCCCATTATGATGGATATTAAAGGTCCTGAGGTGCGGATCGGCAAGCTGAAGGAAGCGTCTTGCGAGCTGGTTATCGGTGAAGAATTGATTCTCACGACGGAGGATGTACTCGGCGATGCGACTCGTCTTCCTGTAAACTATTCCGAGCTTCCGCTTGTCGTAAAAACAGGCGACCAGATTCTCATTGATGATGGACTTGTTGATCTGACGGTACTGTCGGTGGAAGGTAACGATATTCGTTGCAAAATCGTGAGCGGCGGCATATTGAAACCTCGCAAAGGCGTTAACCTGCCAGGCATCAAAACGACGCTGCCAGGCGTAACGGAGCGCGATGTGGTGCATATTCACTTTGGCATCAAACATAATGTTGAGATCATTGCTGCTTCCTTCGTAAGAAAAGCAGAGGACATCTTGGAAATCCGCAACATTCTTGAAGAAGCAAATGCAAGCCATGTACAAATCATTTCCAAAATTGAGAACGCTGAGGGCATGCAAAACCTTGATGCAATTATCGAAGCATCCGATGGCATTATGGTCGCTCGTGGTGATCTAGGCGTTGAGGTACCGATCGAAGACGTGCCGATGATGCAGCGTGAGATGATCAACAAATGTAATCTTGTAGGCAAGCCGGTTATTGTTGCTACACATATGCTCGAATCGATGCAGGTTAACCCGCGTCCAACTCGGGCTGAAGTAAGCGACGTAGCCAATGCGGTTATTCAAGGCGCTGACGTCGTGATGCTCTCCGGCGAGACAGCTGCTGGAAAATACCCCATCCCATCCGTACGGACAATGGCTTCCATCGCAAGAAAAGCGGAATCCATGATCGATTATAAAGAGCAATTCGATAAAAAGAGATCGCAGCAAAGCACGAACATTACGGAGGTAATTAGCCAAGGTGTCGTTAGCTCCTCGCTTGAGCTGAGCGCCAAAGCAATCCTTACTTCAACGGAAAGCGGCTTTACTGCTCGCATGGTATCCAAGTACCGTCCGATGTCACCAATTATCGCGATTACGCAGCATGATCATGTGCTTCCAAAAATTTGCTTGCTCTCCGGCGTTATTCCGGTTAAAGGCGATGCAGTAACAACAACAGACGAAATGTTCGAGTCCGCTATCCGCAATGCCAAGCTGACTGGGCTTATTGATACAGGCGATATTATCGTGCTTTCCGCTGGCGTGCCAATCGGCCAAGCAGGGGCAACCAATCTTATCAAAGTAGCACAAGTATAA
- a CDS encoding MFS transporter encodes MSVRSRWLMISVGLGILLNPLNSSMVSVAIPRLQHVFQLDFTSVSWIIFSFYIASSIAQPIMGKASDLFGRRKIFLAGLVVAFVASLLAPLSPNFGWLIVFRVVQAIGTSMMVAVGMAIVRIHITEKQATALSVLSIFLSGAAAIGPFIGGILTHSWDWTAIFFVNIPFAVASFLLAWRTIPKDEPRVHVAKNMSFRMWLDLIDASGILLFTVGLVALLASLLSAKSSGHLSFGNGIFLLIGLAALGAFVRHELKAASPFIPLRTFAKYPAMTWVNVEFMLVNVLYYSLFFGLPSYLQMVRHVSEFQTGILMLSLGLCSLVTSPIAGRWIDKSGPRPALLVSAILMTLGSVWLVTLNQNSPVISVCLALAAFGISNGLNNVGMQASLFQSSPKEIIGVASGLFNTSRYFGTILSSLLIGIVMGDTFSFEGFHVLGIILTLIALSLVFLNRRRRDSLRYRIH; translated from the coding sequence ATGAGTGTTCGCAGCAGGTGGTTAATGATCTCCGTTGGTCTAGGGATACTATTGAACCCATTAAATTCTTCGATGGTTTCAGTTGCTATTCCACGTCTGCAGCATGTATTCCAACTTGATTTTACAAGTGTTTCTTGGATTATTTTTTCCTTTTACATTGCAAGCAGCATCGCTCAGCCTATTATGGGAAAGGCCAGCGATTTATTCGGGCGCAGGAAAATCTTCCTTGCCGGCCTTGTTGTAGCCTTCGTTGCATCATTACTAGCTCCGCTATCACCAAACTTCGGATGGCTCATAGTGTTCCGCGTTGTGCAAGCCATTGGAACAAGCATGATGGTTGCCGTTGGAATGGCTATTGTACGCATTCATATTACGGAGAAACAAGCGACTGCGCTGTCTGTTTTGTCCATCTTTCTATCGGGAGCGGCAGCCATAGGCCCCTTTATTGGGGGGATCTTGACTCATTCGTGGGATTGGACGGCTATCTTTTTCGTCAATATTCCATTTGCGGTGGCTAGCTTTCTATTAGCTTGGAGAACTATCCCTAAGGATGAACCGCGAGTGCACGTTGCCAAGAACATGTCTTTTCGTATGTGGTTGGATTTGATAGATGCGTCAGGAATCTTGCTCTTTACAGTAGGTCTGGTTGCCCTGCTCGCTTCATTGCTCTCAGCCAAATCATCTGGACATCTCTCATTCGGAAATGGTATTTTCTTGCTGATCGGCCTTGCTGCGCTGGGGGCATTCGTACGACATGAGTTAAAAGCGGCGTCACCTTTTATTCCACTGCGCACATTCGCCAAATATCCTGCGATGACTTGGGTTAATGTAGAATTCATGCTCGTTAACGTACTATACTACTCGCTCTTTTTCGGGCTACCATCCTACTTGCAAATGGTGCGCCATGTCAGTGAGTTCCAAACCGGGATTCTCATGCTAAGCTTAGGCTTATGCTCGCTAGTTACTTCTCCAATCGCAGGACGATGGATCGATAAATCAGGACCAAGACCAGCATTGCTGGTATCTGCCATTCTCATGACACTTGGGTCAGTGTGGCTCGTCACATTGAATCAAAATTCACCGGTTATCAGCGTATGTCTCGCTTTGGCTGCATTCGGCATTAGCAACGGGCTGAACAATGTTGGGATGCAAGCATCCTTGTTCCAAAGCTCTCCAAAAGAAATAATCGGTGTAGCATCCGGATTATTTAATACATCCAGATACTTTGGAACCATCCTCTCCTCATTGCTGATAGGTATCGTTATGGGCGATACGTTCAGCTTCGAGGGATTTCACGTGCTTGGAATTATCCTCACGCTCATTGCGTTGTCTTTGGTATTCCTGAACCGGCGGCGCCGGGATTCATTACGATACAGAATCCATTAA